The Arachis hypogaea cultivar Tifrunner chromosome 14, arahy.Tifrunner.gnm2.J5K5, whole genome shotgun sequence genome has a segment encoding these proteins:
- the LOC112740842 gene encoding protein SIEVE ELEMENT OCCLUSION B isoform X1: protein MFKAIPSSNTTHHQGLVNPFEISDEKILEKVYQTHFHCIEKYDHGSLHLVASNVIKHSIETSELIFKNEKQINQDKEETAPSISFPRLPLLKRISCQMICVASGEKHEHADEITILILKQLRSYSWEAKAAISLAAFALEFGKFWNLALPPRGNELGKWLAELNGIENLSENKEQLSRFNGLMKKVMEVIDECITNNNEDYNIEDVPALAETLHHIPVLVYWAIITLVTSATHIHSFTHKGYKYELSKFDDKIDSILKNFKELREKCKMQIGAIEDYKRRKDIISSAIETTTNKDIDIVNFLEALIIPNNGISREQQVGVQDFKNKYVLLFISSIDDNFESEIQLLKSMNEKLKEDPKEIQGYKKEDLKILWIQLVDEGDGDEKPSKVSLENLDKGWYVVKEFKFKTGIRLMREVLKYNKEKAIIMLIGPQGKVENHDAKHTISTWGIDGFPFRASDHIRLTKQWDWFWNLLTDFSPSIMELIEKGCYLFIYGSTNNKWIQDFTTALENLNVSMKSPETTSIEWYQFGRESPKIIPCFWIAIDNLLLSTKKQKKNEEKEEENSVTREIQKLLLLKQDPNGWVVLSKGRQVKLLGEGEAMLYTVKAFDAWKKGRLYREVSFDSGFKHHYEHERSKRKQKCAHREFVNYPTDILAHIPCPVKCGHEMEVTSVNYKCCHGLESSHHI, encoded by the exons ATGTTTAAGGCAATTCCCAGTAGTAATACTACTCATCATCAGGGTTTGGTGAATCCATTCGAAATAAGTGATGAGAAGATTCTAGAGAAAGTTTACCAAACACATTTCCATTGTATTGAAAAGTACGACCATGGATCGCTCCACCTTGTTGCTTCAAATGTTATCAAACATTCAATTGAAACTTCTGAATTGATTTTCAAG aATGAGAAACAAATTAATCAAGATAAAGAAGAAACGGCTCCATCAATATCTTTCCCGCGACTCCCTCTCTTAAAGCGTATTTCATGCCAG ATGATATGTGTAGCTAGCGGTGAGAAACATGAACATGCAGATGAAATAACAATATTGATACTGAAACAGTTGAGATCTTACTCATGGGAAGCAAAAGCAGCGATATCTCTAGCCGCATTTGCGTTAGAGTTTGGAAAGTTCTGGAACCTAGCGTTGCCGCCACGTGGCAACGAACTCGGAAAATGGTTGGCGGAGTTGAATGGGATTGAAAACTTGAGTGAGAACAAGGAGCAGCTGAGTAGGTTCAATGGATTGATGAAGAAGGTGATGGAAGTGATTGATGAGTGCATCACCAACAATAATGAAGACTACAACATTGAGGATGTTCCTGCCTTGGCTGAAACATTGCATCACATCCCTGTTCTTGTTTATTGGGCAATCATCACCCTTGTCACCTCTGCCACCCACATTCATTCCTTCACTCATAA GGGTTATAAGTATGAATTATCCAAATTTGATGATAAGATTGACTCCATTCTCAAAAATTTCAAGGAACTCCGGgaaaagtgcaaaatgcaaataG GAGCAATAGAAGATTACAAAAGACGCAAGGATATTATCAGTAGTGCCATTGAAACTACTACTAATAAGGATATTGATATTGTAAATTTTCTTGAAGCTCTTATTATTCCTAATAATGGAATTAGCAGAGAACAGCAG GTTGGCGTTCAAGATTTCAAGAATAAGTACGTATTATTGTTCATTTCAAGTATTGATGACAACTTTGAAAGTGAGATTCAACTACTAAAATCAATGAATGAGAAACTAAAGGAAGATCCAAAAGAGATACAAGGCTACAAGAAAGAGGACTTGAAGATTTTATGGATTCAATTAGTGGATGAGGGTGATGGAGATGAGAAACCAAGCAAAGTATCATTGGAGAATCTTGACAAAGGGTGGTATGTGGTAAAGGAATTTAAGTTCAAAACAGGTATAAGGTTGATGAGAGAGGTGTTGAAGTACAACAAGGAGAAGGCAATTATAATGCTCATAGGCCCTCAAGGCAAAGTAGAGAACCATGATGCAAAGCACACAATTTCTACATGGGGAATTGATGGATTCCCATTTAGAGCTTCTGATCACATTCGTCTTACAAAGCAATGGGACTGGTTTTGGAACCTACTCACCGATTTCAGTCCATCAATAATGGAATTG ATAGAGAAGGGCTGCTACCTGTTCATCTATGGTAGTACCAACAATAAGTGGATCCAGGATTTCACTACAGCTTTGGAGAACTTGAATGTAAGCATGAAATCACCAGAAACCACATCAATTGAGTGGTATCAATTTGGAAGGGAAAGCCCAAAGATTATACCATGCTTCTGGATCGCCATAGACAACTTACTACTCTCCaccaagaaacagaagaagaatgaagaaaaagaagaagaaaactctGTAACAAGAGAGATACAGAAGCTGCTGTTACTTAAACAAGACCCAAACGGATGGGTAGTTCTGAGTAAAGGGCGTCAGGTGAAGCTTCTTGGTGAAGGTGAAGCTATGCTTTACACAGTGAAAGCTTTTGATGCTTGGAAGAAGGGAAGATTGTATAGAGAAGTAAGCTTTGATTCTGGTTTTAAACATCACTA
- the LOC112740842 gene encoding protein SIEVE ELEMENT OCCLUSION B isoform X2, with translation MFKAIPSSNTTHHQGLVNPFEISDEKILEKVYQTHFHCIEKYDHGSLHLVASNVIKHSIETSELIFKNEKQINQDKEETAPSISFPRLPLLKRISCQLRSYSWEAKAAISLAAFALEFGKFWNLALPPRGNELGKWLAELNGIENLSENKEQLSRFNGLMKKVMEVIDECITNNNEDYNIEDVPALAETLHHIPVLVYWAIITLVTSATHIHSFTHKGYKYELSKFDDKIDSILKNFKELREKCKMQIGAIEDYKRRKDIISSAIETTTNKDIDIVNFLEALIIPNNGISREQQVGVQDFKNKYVLLFISSIDDNFESEIQLLKSMNEKLKEDPKEIQGYKKEDLKILWIQLVDEGDGDEKPSKVSLENLDKGWYVVKEFKFKTGIRLMREVLKYNKEKAIIMLIGPQGKVENHDAKHTISTWGIDGFPFRASDHIRLTKQWDWFWNLLTDFSPSIMELIEKGCYLFIYGSTNNKWIQDFTTALENLNVSMKSPETTSIEWYQFGRESPKIIPCFWIAIDNLLLSTKKQKKNEEKEEENSVTREIQKLLLLKQDPNGWVVLSKGRQVKLLGEGEAMLYTVKAFDAWKKGRLYREVSFDSGFKHHYEHERSKRKQKCAHREFVNYPTDILAHIPCPVKCGHEMEVTSVNYKCCHGLESSHHI, from the exons ATGTTTAAGGCAATTCCCAGTAGTAATACTACTCATCATCAGGGTTTGGTGAATCCATTCGAAATAAGTGATGAGAAGATTCTAGAGAAAGTTTACCAAACACATTTCCATTGTATTGAAAAGTACGACCATGGATCGCTCCACCTTGTTGCTTCAAATGTTATCAAACATTCAATTGAAACTTCTGAATTGATTTTCAAG aATGAGAAACAAATTAATCAAGATAAAGAAGAAACGGCTCCATCAATATCTTTCCCGCGACTCCCTCTCTTAAAGCGTATTTCATGCCAG TTGAGATCTTACTCATGGGAAGCAAAAGCAGCGATATCTCTAGCCGCATTTGCGTTAGAGTTTGGAAAGTTCTGGAACCTAGCGTTGCCGCCACGTGGCAACGAACTCGGAAAATGGTTGGCGGAGTTGAATGGGATTGAAAACTTGAGTGAGAACAAGGAGCAGCTGAGTAGGTTCAATGGATTGATGAAGAAGGTGATGGAAGTGATTGATGAGTGCATCACCAACAATAATGAAGACTACAACATTGAGGATGTTCCTGCCTTGGCTGAAACATTGCATCACATCCCTGTTCTTGTTTATTGGGCAATCATCACCCTTGTCACCTCTGCCACCCACATTCATTCCTTCACTCATAA GGGTTATAAGTATGAATTATCCAAATTTGATGATAAGATTGACTCCATTCTCAAAAATTTCAAGGAACTCCGGgaaaagtgcaaaatgcaaataG GAGCAATAGAAGATTACAAAAGACGCAAGGATATTATCAGTAGTGCCATTGAAACTACTACTAATAAGGATATTGATATTGTAAATTTTCTTGAAGCTCTTATTATTCCTAATAATGGAATTAGCAGAGAACAGCAG GTTGGCGTTCAAGATTTCAAGAATAAGTACGTATTATTGTTCATTTCAAGTATTGATGACAACTTTGAAAGTGAGATTCAACTACTAAAATCAATGAATGAGAAACTAAAGGAAGATCCAAAAGAGATACAAGGCTACAAGAAAGAGGACTTGAAGATTTTATGGATTCAATTAGTGGATGAGGGTGATGGAGATGAGAAACCAAGCAAAGTATCATTGGAGAATCTTGACAAAGGGTGGTATGTGGTAAAGGAATTTAAGTTCAAAACAGGTATAAGGTTGATGAGAGAGGTGTTGAAGTACAACAAGGAGAAGGCAATTATAATGCTCATAGGCCCTCAAGGCAAAGTAGAGAACCATGATGCAAAGCACACAATTTCTACATGGGGAATTGATGGATTCCCATTTAGAGCTTCTGATCACATTCGTCTTACAAAGCAATGGGACTGGTTTTGGAACCTACTCACCGATTTCAGTCCATCAATAATGGAATTG ATAGAGAAGGGCTGCTACCTGTTCATCTATGGTAGTACCAACAATAAGTGGATCCAGGATTTCACTACAGCTTTGGAGAACTTGAATGTAAGCATGAAATCACCAGAAACCACATCAATTGAGTGGTATCAATTTGGAAGGGAAAGCCCAAAGATTATACCATGCTTCTGGATCGCCATAGACAACTTACTACTCTCCaccaagaaacagaagaagaatgaagaaaaagaagaagaaaactctGTAACAAGAGAGATACAGAAGCTGCTGTTACTTAAACAAGACCCAAACGGATGGGTAGTTCTGAGTAAAGGGCGTCAGGTGAAGCTTCTTGGTGAAGGTGAAGCTATGCTTTACACAGTGAAAGCTTTTGATGCTTGGAAGAAGGGAAGATTGTATAGAGAAGTAAGCTTTGATTCTGGTTTTAAACATCACTA